CCCACCTCCAGGGTAGGGCACTTACCTATACCCCTTCTCTTCCTCTATGGGGTTCCCATGGAGTGTCAGGCTGCGGAGCCGAGGGAGGACAGCCAGCTTGTTCACCTCTCCAAGGCGCTGGATGCTGTTGCCATGGAGGTAGAGCACACTCAAGTTGAAGAAAGTTGTCAGGACCTGTTGGGGAAGGAAACCGGAAGCTAGACTAGACAGAGCCGTGTATCTGTGCTCAGGACTGACTTgtgggcagagaaggaagaatttgGGGAACGATTTGTCACCCCCAGAGCCATACTAGATTGATTCCAACCACTTTTATTTACCTTTGAAAGGGGTACAGGGGCACCACACTGACAGAACACTGTGATCTGAGGGGCAGAAGGTATGGGCCTAGGTCCTATCACTGCCACTGACTTGCCAGGTG
The DNA window shown above is from Physeter macrocephalus isolate SW-GA unplaced genomic scaffold, ASM283717v5 random_923, whole genome shotgun sequence and carries:
- the LOC114483901 gene encoding leucine-rich repeat-containing protein 51-like, translated to YGSGGDKSFPKFFLLCPQVSPEHRYTALSSLASGFLPQQVLTTFFNLSVLYLHGNSIQRLGEVNKLAVLPRLRSLTLHGNPIEEEKGYRQYVLCTLPRITTFDFSGVTKADRTTAEVWKRMNIKPKKVWIKHNAL